In Dromaius novaehollandiae isolate bDroNov1 chromosome 2, bDroNov1.hap1, whole genome shotgun sequence, one DNA window encodes the following:
- the STT3B gene encoding dolichyl-diphosphooligosaccharide--protein glycosyltransferase subunit STT3B isoform X3, which yields MLRFNYRSTHHLASHGFYEFLNWFDERAWYPLGRIVGGTVYPGLMVTAGLIHWILNMLNVTVHIRDVCVFLAPVFSGLTAISTFLLTRELWNQGAGLLAACFIAIVPGYISRSVAGSFDNEGIAIFALQFTYYLWVKSVKTGSVFWTICCCLSYFYMVSAWGGYVFIINLIPLHVFVLLLMQRYSRRVYIAYSTFYIVGLILSMQIPFVGFQPIRTSEHMAAAGVFALLQAYAFLQYLRDRLTKQEFQTLFFLGVSLAAGIVFLSVIYLTYTGYIAPWSGRFYSLWDTGYAKIHIPIIASVSEHQPTTWVSFFFDLHILVCTFPAGLWFCIKNINDERVFVALYAISAVYFAGVMVRLMLTLTPVVCMLSAIAFSNVFEHYLGDDMKRENPPVEDSSDEDDKRNPGNLYDKAGKVRKHVSEQEKTEEGLGPNIKSIVTMLMLMLLMMFAVHCTWVTSNAYSSPSVVLASYNHDGTRNILDDFREAYYWLRQNTDEHARVMSWWDYGYQIAGMANRTTLVDNNTWNNSHIALVGKAMSSNESAAYEIMRSLDVDYVLIIFGGVIGYSGDDINKFLWMVRIAEGEHPKDIRESDYFTPQGEFRVDKAGSPTLLNCLMYKMSYYRFGEMQLDFRTPPGFDRTRNAEIGNKDIKFKHLEEAFTSEHWLVRIYKVKQLDNRETLDHKPRVTNIVPKQKYLSKKTSKRKRGYIKNKLILKKGKRPNRKTV from the exons GTTTAACTATAGATCAACACATCATCTTGCATCCCACGGgttttatgaatttttaaattggTTTGATGAAAGAGCATGGTATCCACTGGGAAGAATAGTAGGTGGAACT GTATACCCAGGACTGATGGTGACAGCAGGCCTTATACATTGGATTTTAAATATGCTTAATGTGACGGTCCATATAAGAGATGTATGTGTGTTCCTAGCACCAGTTTTTAGCGGCCTTACAGCTATTTCTACTTTCCTGCTCACCAGAGAACTGTGGAACCAGGGAGCAGGGCTTTTAGCTGCCTGTTTTATTGCCATAGTTCCAGGTTACATATCTCGATCTGTAGCAGGATCATTTGACAATGAAGGCATAGCTATTTTTGCACTGCAGTTCACATACTATTTATGG gtcaAGTCAGTGAAAACTGGGTCAGTCTTTTGGACAATCTGCTGCTGTCTATCCTACTTTTACATG GTCTCTGCATGGGGTGGTTATGTTTTCATCATCAACCTTATTCCACTGCACGTGTTTGTTCTGTTGCTGATGCAGAGATACAGCAGGAGGGTTTACATCG CATATAGCACTTTCTACATTGTGGGTTTAATATTATCGATGCAGATACCTTTTGTAGGATTTCAGCCCATTAGAACAAGTGAACACATGGCAGCTGCAG GTGTTTTTGCACTGCTGCAGGCGTATGCCTTTCTGCAATATCTGAGAGACAGATTAACCAAGCAAGAATTTCAGACACTGTTCTTCTTGGGTGTGTCACTGGCTGCTGGTATTGTATTCCTGAGTGTCATCTATTTGACATACACAG GTTATATTGCTCCTTGGAGTGGCAGATTTTATTCATTGTGGGACACCGG gtatgcGAAAATTCACATCCCGATCATTGCCTCTGTGTCTGAGCATCAGCCTACAACATGGGTTTCCTTCTTTTTTGATCTGCATATTCTCGTGTGTACTTTCCCAGCAGGGCTGTGGTTCTGTATCAAAAACATCAATGATGAAAGAGTCTTTg TTGCTCTGTATGCAATCAGTGCCGTTTACTTTGCTGGTGTGATGGTTCGTCTGATGCTCACTTTGACTCCAGTGGTCTGTATGCTGTCTGCAATTGCCTTCTCCAATGTCTTTGAGCACTATTTGGGTGATGATATGAAAAGGGAAAATCCGCCAGTAGAAGACAGCAGTGATGAAGATGACAAAAGAAACCCAGGCAACCTGTATGATAAG GCAGGCAAAGTGAGAAAACATGTAtctgaacaggaaaaaacagaagaaggaCTAGGTCCCAATATCAAGAGCATTGTTActatgctgatgctgatgctgttgATGATGTTTGCTGTCCACTGTACTTGGGTAACTAGCAATGCATACTCCAGCCCTAGTGTCGTTCTTGCTTCCTATAACCATGATGG TACTCGGAATATTCTAGATGACTTCAGAGAAGCCTATTACTGGCTGAGACAAAACACAGACGAACATGCCAGAGTAATGTCTTGGTGGGACTATGGTTACCAGATAGCAGGAATGGCTAACCGGACAACCTTAGTTGATAACAATACTTGGAACAACAGCCACATAGCTCTG GTGGGAAAGGCAATGTCATCAAATGAGTCAGCAGCATACGAGATCATGAGGAGTCTGGATGTGGATtatgttttgattatttttggtGGTGTGATTGGCTACTCTGGTGATGATATCAACAAGTTCTTGTGGATGGTGAGAATAGCAGAGGGGGAACATCCCAAAGACATTCGG gaaagtgATTATTTTACTCCTCAGGGAGAATTCCGGGTAGACAAGGCAGGTTCTCCAACTTTGCTGAACTGCCTCATGTATAAAATGTCATATTACAGATTTGGAGAGATGCAG CTGGATTTTCGGACACCCCCAGGATTTGATCGTACACGCAATGCTGAGATTGGCAACAAGGACATTAAATTTAAACATTTGGAGGAAGCCTTTACATCAGAGCACTGGCTTGTTAGAATATACAAGGTGAAACAACTAGACAACAGAGAGACATTGGATCATAAACCTAGAGTAACCAACATTGTACCGAAACAGAAGTATTTGTCAAAGAAG accTCCAAAAGGAAGCGTGGCTACATTAAGAAtaaactaattttaaagaaaGGCAAGAGACCGAACAGGAAGACAGTTTAA
- the STT3B gene encoding dolichyl-diphosphooligosaccharide--protein glycosyltransferase subunit STT3B isoform X4 produces MVTAGLIHWILNMLNVTVHIRDVCVFLAPVFSGLTAISTFLLTRELWNQGAGLLAACFIAIVPGYISRSVAGSFDNEGIAIFALQFTYYLWVKSVKTGSVFWTICCCLSYFYMVSAWGGYVFIINLIPLHVFVLLLMQRYSRRVYIAYSTFYIVGLILSMQIPFVGFQPIRTSEHMAAAGVFALLQAYAFLQYLRDRLTKQEFQTLFFLGVSLAAGIVFLSVIYLTYTGYIAPWSGRFYSLWDTGYAKIHIPIIASVSEHQPTTWVSFFFDLHILVCTFPAGLWFCIKNINDERVFVALYAISAVYFAGVMVRLMLTLTPVVCMLSAIAFSNVFEHYLGDDMKRENPPVEDSSDEDDKRNPGNLYDKAGKVRKHVSEQEKTEEGLGPNIKSIVTMLMLMLLMMFAVHCTWVTSNAYSSPSVVLASYNHDGTRNILDDFREAYYWLRQNTDEHARVMSWWDYGYQIAGMANRTTLVDNNTWNNSHIALVGKAMSSNESAAYEIMRSLDVDYVLIIFGGVIGYSGDDINKFLWMVRIAEGEHPKDIRESDYFTPQGEFRVDKAGSPTLLNCLMYKMSYYRFGEMQLDFRTPPGFDRTRNAEIGNKDIKFKHLEEAFTSEHWLVRIYKVKQLDNRETLDHKPRVTNIVPKQKYLSKKTSKRKRGYIKNKLILKKGKRPNRKTV; encoded by the exons ATGGTGACAGCAGGCCTTATACATTGGATTTTAAATATGCTTAATGTGACGGTCCATATAAGAGATGTATGTGTGTTCCTAGCACCAGTTTTTAGCGGCCTTACAGCTATTTCTACTTTCCTGCTCACCAGAGAACTGTGGAACCAGGGAGCAGGGCTTTTAGCTGCCTGTTTTATTGCCATAGTTCCAGGTTACATATCTCGATCTGTAGCAGGATCATTTGACAATGAAGGCATAGCTATTTTTGCACTGCAGTTCACATACTATTTATGG gtcaAGTCAGTGAAAACTGGGTCAGTCTTTTGGACAATCTGCTGCTGTCTATCCTACTTTTACATG GTCTCTGCATGGGGTGGTTATGTTTTCATCATCAACCTTATTCCACTGCACGTGTTTGTTCTGTTGCTGATGCAGAGATACAGCAGGAGGGTTTACATCG CATATAGCACTTTCTACATTGTGGGTTTAATATTATCGATGCAGATACCTTTTGTAGGATTTCAGCCCATTAGAACAAGTGAACACATGGCAGCTGCAG GTGTTTTTGCACTGCTGCAGGCGTATGCCTTTCTGCAATATCTGAGAGACAGATTAACCAAGCAAGAATTTCAGACACTGTTCTTCTTGGGTGTGTCACTGGCTGCTGGTATTGTATTCCTGAGTGTCATCTATTTGACATACACAG GTTATATTGCTCCTTGGAGTGGCAGATTTTATTCATTGTGGGACACCGG gtatgcGAAAATTCACATCCCGATCATTGCCTCTGTGTCTGAGCATCAGCCTACAACATGGGTTTCCTTCTTTTTTGATCTGCATATTCTCGTGTGTACTTTCCCAGCAGGGCTGTGGTTCTGTATCAAAAACATCAATGATGAAAGAGTCTTTg TTGCTCTGTATGCAATCAGTGCCGTTTACTTTGCTGGTGTGATGGTTCGTCTGATGCTCACTTTGACTCCAGTGGTCTGTATGCTGTCTGCAATTGCCTTCTCCAATGTCTTTGAGCACTATTTGGGTGATGATATGAAAAGGGAAAATCCGCCAGTAGAAGACAGCAGTGATGAAGATGACAAAAGAAACCCAGGCAACCTGTATGATAAG GCAGGCAAAGTGAGAAAACATGTAtctgaacaggaaaaaacagaagaaggaCTAGGTCCCAATATCAAGAGCATTGTTActatgctgatgctgatgctgttgATGATGTTTGCTGTCCACTGTACTTGGGTAACTAGCAATGCATACTCCAGCCCTAGTGTCGTTCTTGCTTCCTATAACCATGATGG TACTCGGAATATTCTAGATGACTTCAGAGAAGCCTATTACTGGCTGAGACAAAACACAGACGAACATGCCAGAGTAATGTCTTGGTGGGACTATGGTTACCAGATAGCAGGAATGGCTAACCGGACAACCTTAGTTGATAACAATACTTGGAACAACAGCCACATAGCTCTG GTGGGAAAGGCAATGTCATCAAATGAGTCAGCAGCATACGAGATCATGAGGAGTCTGGATGTGGATtatgttttgattatttttggtGGTGTGATTGGCTACTCTGGTGATGATATCAACAAGTTCTTGTGGATGGTGAGAATAGCAGAGGGGGAACATCCCAAAGACATTCGG gaaagtgATTATTTTACTCCTCAGGGAGAATTCCGGGTAGACAAGGCAGGTTCTCCAACTTTGCTGAACTGCCTCATGTATAAAATGTCATATTACAGATTTGGAGAGATGCAG CTGGATTTTCGGACACCCCCAGGATTTGATCGTACACGCAATGCTGAGATTGGCAACAAGGACATTAAATTTAAACATTTGGAGGAAGCCTTTACATCAGAGCACTGGCTTGTTAGAATATACAAGGTGAAACAACTAGACAACAGAGAGACATTGGATCATAAACCTAGAGTAACCAACATTGTACCGAAACAGAAGTATTTGTCAAAGAAG accTCCAAAAGGAAGCGTGGCTACATTAAGAAtaaactaattttaaagaaaGGCAAGAGACCGAACAGGAAGACAGTTTAA